Proteins encoded together in one Bombus vancouverensis nearcticus chromosome 14, iyBomVanc1_principal, whole genome shotgun sequence window:
- the LOC117158368 gene encoding solute carrier family 35 member F5, protein MSCSVELRQRRQQGMAEDPHKLAAMMNKSQRLVLGLLVLLLVDIIWVSSTELTKYIYREAAFEKPFFTTYIKTSMFTFYLLGLCFWPPWRDQCNKPATYMFIDPNVEDDNFYSEANTSLSDPTFVPIKTPDHCDRSSGTESDDSSIRSVRFSKLAEVRHMSESDATEALLARLSYQASLRAGEHARRQANKFSVQKVAKIALMFCLLWFMANYTYQISLVKTESGVVTVLTSISSLFTLFLAAFFPSNGGDKFTLSKLVAVSISILGLVLVGLSDLTVETSRIPTAIILALVSAFFYAAYIVFLKRKVDHEDKMDIPMFFGFVGLFNLTLLWPVFFILHYGHWEEFEWPDTHQWTFLIINGLIGTVLSEVLWLWGCFLTSSLIATLAVSLLMPMSMIADVLLKKVEYPCIFYLGTIPMLLAFLTVSFLSYYDNWDPVMDLIKRIYIWICRKNRSIRIPDLEAEQTESLIGISSGEHEA, encoded by the exons ATGAGCTGTTCTGTAGAATTACGACAGCGTAGACAGCAGGGGATGGCGGAGGATCCTCATAAACTTGCAGCAATGATGAATAAATCTCAAAGACTTGTGTTGGGACTATTAGTTTTATTATTAGTTGATATCATTTGGGTTTCTAGTACTGAACTTACTAAA TATATTTATAGAGAAGCAGCATTTGAAAAGCCATTTTTTACTACATATATAAAAACATCAATGTTCACATTCTATCTGCTTGGTTTATGTTTTTGGCCTCCATGGAGGGATCAATGCAATAAACCAGCAACGTATATG TTTATAGATCCTAACGTGGAAGATGATAATTTCTATTCAGAAGCTAACACAAGTTTG AGTGATCCAACATTTGTTCCAATAAAAACACCAGATCATTGTGATCGTTCTTCAGGCACAGAAAGCGATGATTCATCAATACGCTCAGTAAGATTTAGTAAATTAGCAGAAGTTCGTCATATGTCAGAAAGTGATGCCACGGAAGCATTATTGGCAAGACTTAGTTATCAAGCAAGCTTGAGAGCTGGAGAACATGCAAGACGACAGGCTAATAAGTTTTCTGTTCAAAAAGTTGCTAAAATTGCACTTATGTTTTGTTTACTT TGGTTTATGGCAAACTATACTTATCAAATATCATTAGTAAAAACTGAATCAGGAGTTGTAACTGTATTGACATCAATTTCTagtttatttactttattcctAGCTGCCTTCTTTCCTAGTAATGGTGGGGATAAGTTTACATTGTCTAAATTAGTTGCTGTCTCTATCAGTATTCTTGGACTA GTTCTAGTTGGTCTTTCAGATTTAACTGTAGAAACTAGTAGAATACCTACAGCCATAATATTGGCTCTAGTCAGTGCATTTTTTTATGCAGCTTATATTGTATTTCTTAAGAGAAAGGTGGATCATGAAGATAAGATGGATATTCCAATGTTCTTTGGGTTTGTTGGACTTTTTAATTTGACACTTCTATGGCCTGTGTTTTTTATTCTTCATTATGGCCATTGGGAAGAATTTGAATGGCCAGATACTCATCAATggacatttttaattattaatggtTTGATTGGTACAGTTTTAAGTGAGGTGCTTTGGTTGTG GGGCTGCTTTTTAACATCATCCCTCATTGCAACTTTGGCAGTCAGTTTACTCATGCCAATGTCAATGATAGCTGATGTGTTATTAAAAAAGGTCGAGTACCCTTGTATTTTCTATCTAGGAACCATACCAATGCTATTAGCATTTCTGACTGTGTCTTTTCTATCCTATTATGATAATTGGGATCCAGTCATGgatttaataaaaagaatatacaTCTGGATTTGTAGAAAAAATAGATCAATAAG AATACCAGATCTTGAAGCAGAGCAAACAGAATCACTCATAGGAATAAGTAGCGGCGAACACGAAGCTTAA
- the BBS4 gene encoding Bardet-Biedl syndrome 4 isoform X1 — protein MANNILSNGRIQQQATVSQRLRNDKGKKALEISAIESNNWLLHRHYTRHEYKTCKILIDQELTRSNGYNEYANYLKGLILRREGKIQDSLSCFQAAYNVNSTNVNNVKQIAKSFLIMGSHKRAVDAYLEAEKILNIPNWEIYFNLGECYTNMNQLYEAKKHLKRSIELTKNELPYIALAKICLLENHVTEAQNAYTVALSENPESIEAATELGLLYLKIGDVQRAFQQFGTAVAHSPNCTRAILPIAFIIQNHQEYDVALSKYKLAAQSIPESYALWNNVGMCFYGKQKFVAAISCLKRAHYLNSMAFLPAYNLGMVFLTTGQPASAAIYLCAAISADPKNPMPYLLLGLALKRLEDLEGAEKVLQKAHALSPQDPLVLINYAIILEAQGKGNIAAEFLTALNDITAVIDVDVQITQTAKKLSTKIQQGTASSKQEEEPRMLNSDEV, from the exons ATGGCTAATAATATTCTTAGTAATGGTCGCATTCAACAACAAGCGACTGTCTCGCAACGATTAAGAAATGATAAGGGGAAAAAAG CGCTAGAAATATCAGCGATAGAGAGTAACAATTGGTTGTTGCATCGACATTATACGCGACACGAGTATAAAACTTGTAAAATATTGATCGATCAGGAACTGACAAGATCAAACGGGTATAATGAGTACGCGAATTATTTGAAA GGCTTAATACTGAGGCGAGAAGGAAAAATTCAAGACTCGTTAAGTTGCTTTCAAGCCGCCTATAACGTCAATTCAACGAACGTTAATAACGTGAAGCAGATAGCCAAGTCGTT TTTAATAATGGGCAGTCACAAACGTGCAGTCGACGCATACTTGGAAGCtgagaaaatattaaatataccaAACtgggaaatttattttaaccTAG GCGAATGTTATACGAATATGAATCAACTGTATGAAGCGAAAAAGCATTTAAAAAGATCGATCGAGTTAACGAAAAATGAATTGCCATACATTGCACTCGCAAAAATATGTCTCCTCGAAAATCATGTTACAGAGGCACAGAATGCTTATACGGTTGCTCTtag tgaaaatCCCGAAAGCATAGAAGCCGCAACTGAATTAGGACTCCTTTACCTTAAAATTGGCGATGTTCAACGAGCATTCCAACAATTTGGCACTGCAGTCGCTCATTCTCCAAATTGTACGAGAGCGATTCTACCGATAGCCTTTATAATCCAA AATCACCAAGAGTATGATGTTGCGCTGTCGAAGTACAAGTTGGCAGCGCAATCGATTCCAGAATCGTATGCTTTATGGAATAACGTCGGAATGTGTTTTTACGGCAAGCAGAAATTCGTTGCC GCAATTAGCTGCTTGAAGAGAGCTCACTACCTCAATTCTATGGCCTTTCTGCCCGCCTATAATTTGGGTATGGTTTTTCTGACCACTGGCCAACCAGCCTCAGCCGCAATTTATTTGTGTGCTGCAATTAGCGCGGATCCTAAAAATCCAATGCCGTATCTCTTGCTTGGAC TCGCTCTAAAACGTCTGGAGGATCTGGAGGGTGCGGAGAAAGTGTTGCAGAAAGCTCATGCTCTTTCACCGCAAGATCCCCTGGTATTAATCAATTATGCGATAATATTGGAGGCACAGGGTAAGGGGAATATCGCGGCTGAATTTTTAACAGCGCTAAATGATATTACGGCTGTGATTGACGTGGACGTGCAG ATAACGCAGACTGCGAAGAAATTGTCAACGAAAATACAACAGGGAACAGCAAGCAGCAAACAAGAGGAGGAGCCAAGGATGCTAAATTCAGATGAAGTTTAA
- the BBS4 gene encoding Bardet-Biedl syndrome 4 isoform X2 has translation MANNILSNGRIQQQATVSQRLRNDKGKKALEISAIESNNWLLHRHYTRHEYKTCKILIDQELTRSNGYNEYANYLKGLILRREGKIQDSLSCFQAAYNVNSTNVNNVKQIAKSFLIMGSHKRAVDAYLEAEKILNIPNWEIYFNLGECYTNMNQLYEAKKHLKRSIELTKNELPYIALAKICLLENHVTEAQNAYTVALSENPESIEAATELGLLYLKIGDVQRAFQQFGTAVAHSPNCTRAILPIAFIIQAISCLKRAHYLNSMAFLPAYNLGMVFLTTGQPASAAIYLCAAISADPKNPMPYLLLGLALKRLEDLEGAEKVLQKAHALSPQDPLVLINYAIILEAQGKGNIAAEFLTALNDITAVIDVDVQITQTAKKLSTKIQQGTASSKQEEEPRMLNSDEV, from the exons ATGGCTAATAATATTCTTAGTAATGGTCGCATTCAACAACAAGCGACTGTCTCGCAACGATTAAGAAATGATAAGGGGAAAAAAG CGCTAGAAATATCAGCGATAGAGAGTAACAATTGGTTGTTGCATCGACATTATACGCGACACGAGTATAAAACTTGTAAAATATTGATCGATCAGGAACTGACAAGATCAAACGGGTATAATGAGTACGCGAATTATTTGAAA GGCTTAATACTGAGGCGAGAAGGAAAAATTCAAGACTCGTTAAGTTGCTTTCAAGCCGCCTATAACGTCAATTCAACGAACGTTAATAACGTGAAGCAGATAGCCAAGTCGTT TTTAATAATGGGCAGTCACAAACGTGCAGTCGACGCATACTTGGAAGCtgagaaaatattaaatataccaAACtgggaaatttattttaaccTAG GCGAATGTTATACGAATATGAATCAACTGTATGAAGCGAAAAAGCATTTAAAAAGATCGATCGAGTTAACGAAAAATGAATTGCCATACATTGCACTCGCAAAAATATGTCTCCTCGAAAATCATGTTACAGAGGCACAGAATGCTTATACGGTTGCTCTtag tgaaaatCCCGAAAGCATAGAAGCCGCAACTGAATTAGGACTCCTTTACCTTAAAATTGGCGATGTTCAACGAGCATTCCAACAATTTGGCACTGCAGTCGCTCATTCTCCAAATTGTACGAGAGCGATTCTACCGATAGCCTTTATAATCCAA GCAATTAGCTGCTTGAAGAGAGCTCACTACCTCAATTCTATGGCCTTTCTGCCCGCCTATAATTTGGGTATGGTTTTTCTGACCACTGGCCAACCAGCCTCAGCCGCAATTTATTTGTGTGCTGCAATTAGCGCGGATCCTAAAAATCCAATGCCGTATCTCTTGCTTGGAC TCGCTCTAAAACGTCTGGAGGATCTGGAGGGTGCGGAGAAAGTGTTGCAGAAAGCTCATGCTCTTTCACCGCAAGATCCCCTGGTATTAATCAATTATGCGATAATATTGGAGGCACAGGGTAAGGGGAATATCGCGGCTGAATTTTTAACAGCGCTAAATGATATTACGGCTGTGATTGACGTGGACGTGCAG ATAACGCAGACTGCGAAGAAATTGTCAACGAAAATACAACAGGGAACAGCAAGCAGCAAACAAGAGGAGGAGCCAAGGATGCTAAATTCAGATGAAGTTTAA